In Anomalospiza imberbis isolate Cuckoo-Finch-1a 21T00152 chromosome 10, ASM3175350v1, whole genome shotgun sequence, the DNA window GTCCTCACagcctgctgcttttcctcccttttaCATCTGAGCCGGATAACTTTGGAAGATAAGCAGATCTGATCATGGATGGTAGGAAAAGGATATTTGGGTTCAGACTGGAGCACGTGGGGCTCTTGCCAGATAGAGAAAATGGACCCCAGGACACGGCTGGGTCTCACAACCTCCCCCTGAGCCAAGAAACGAGCACATAACTCAGGGCAGGTTCAGACAGCTCTGAGCCCAGCAGCTCGTAATGATCCCTGAGGGTCCTTCTCCTTCACAGGAGTGGCTCTCCACTCCAGCCAGCCACACTTCTGCACCTTGTCCTGCTTGGAGAATCCCTGGCTGCTTCCAGGACGCTGCTctgagccccccccccccccgtgcagccccagcagtgccaagggCCAGGTCAGACCCACTCCCACCCCACAGACACAGCAAATTTATCTTGTTCTGTTCTACACAATCACAAAGGCCAGGGGCAAAGGAAAGAGATCTGCTGATGAATCACCCTGAAAAGATGAGCAAACTGCTCCACTCTGGCCATTTTCTAACCACGTTCCCTGGGCTCTTCCTGATGTTCCCAGTGGATTGGGATAAAATGTCACCACTAACATTCCATGGGATTGATGCCACGCACCAATTCCCCCAGAGGCAGAAGCTGGGgatcaggaaaggttcttcccccagagggtgctggcactgcccaggctccccagggaatgggcatggccccgaggctgccagagctccagcagcctttggacagcgctgccaggggtgcccagggtgggattgctagggggtctgtgcagggccaggggttggactGGAGGACCCttgggggtcccttccagctcaggatactCAAAGATAAAAAGGTGAGAGGGTGGATTCACAGGAACTTTTCTAGACTCATGACATGGTTtgaaatggaaacattttgtaCTGAATGcaccaaaaattattttctctctggatGACGTCGTGCTTCCAGCACTAAGTCTCTCTTTGCACTGGGAGTTTTCTGCCCACATGGAGCAGAGCCCTAAAACCCCAGTCAAATTTCAGCAACGATTGCAAAAGATGAAATTCCCGTATTCCTGGACAGGCAAATTTCCTCCCAGCTATAGAAGCGTGATGGGAAGGAATCCAAGAGGCAGTAACAAAAATAACAGCTTTAAGCAAGGAAAGACACCAACCTGAGCCATGCTATTGCCTAAGCTGGGATGTCAGGGATAGGAAGGGATCTGGAAGGAAGGACTGATTATTTAGTCTGGCAAAGGAGCGTTTGGAGTGTGGGGTGTATCAGAGGAGTGATGCAATCACAGATGATGGACTGCAGCCACCAAACCTCTCTAACAAAAAATACTTTGTGCTAGAGCAGCTTTGGGCAGCTTCCTGCAGCAAACACTGCTGGGCTGATATTCCCTAACCAAGATAAATGGAAAGCAAAGGCAATCAGAGCAATCCCCTCCCTCTGCAGCGAGATTAGAGTGACCTCACTGACACGGAATTGCTTTTATGTGAAGAAcctgtgtgcacacatgtaAATAATCCCAGATATCCCAGTTTGGGTCTGTCCTTCAGAGACCTCAAGAAAGGTCAGCAGGCACAACCCAGTTGTGCCACTTTCTGGTCTTTTCATGTTTGAGGTAGCAAGGGATACTCAGAGCTGTTTGTTTGTCACATCCTTATGGGCTCTGAGGGGATTTATGCACACCCAGCTCCCCAAccccctgattcccagagctcgGGCAGCCAGAGGTGATATCGGGAATTCTGAATAATTCACTTGTTCCCAATCTTGCTTCATCTGCCTCAGTCTAAACTAAGAGCCTACAAATGTTTGTTGTGTGAGAATGGGAAAAACATCCCACTCAACTCCCTAAAtgccttccttccctgccaccCTGACCCCCAATACTTTCCAGATTAGGTTGTCTCACCCTTCCCAAGCAGACCACATGCTGGGAATGACACAACTGCAGCACAgtgtcccacagctggggacactCCATGGCTGCACAAGAGGCAGGGAGGGACCCCAGGGGCGTGGTGGGGTggtgccagccctgcacccGTTCCTGGCAAAGGCTGCCCcgagctccagctctgcccatcgcagcagcacagagagctcGGGGACAACGAGGCACCTGGAGCACACTGCAGTGTCCCACGGGCAGATGGATTCTCACTCCAAAGGGAGTTTCCAAAGACAAAACTCAAGCACCATGACTAATATTTCCCTCGGGAAACCTGACTCGGGTTTGGCACATACCTACTgggaaatcatggaatcatttgggttggaaaggacctccaGGACcagagtccaacctgtgcccgATCCCCACCACCCTcccacagggaggaattcctccCCAGTATCCAAGGCACAGGTAGTGCAGGTTTGTATAAGGAAAACCAGAGGCACAAATGGAAAGGGAACACAGATTCCAAGTCAGATGTAATTacaggagggtttttttggttttttttttttttttgctattctCTGGATATTTCATAGCAATACACAATTTGTATGAGATCACCCCTAATCTCACCCAAGCAAAGCATCTCTGACATGATTAATGGCCTGTTGAACCAGTAAGATTACAGATTTTAAACCAGATTAATACCAATAAGACTTAGACTAAATTTATCTTTCATCCAAAAGCACCTTTTGCTTTTTCAAAGATAACAGACACAACTCTGattgtgcagctgcagctcccaaaaCAGGACACAGCATTAACAGATTATCCACGGAGTAATGGTGGTGTAAGTGCTAATTAGGGCTGGAAAAGCAGGACCCTAACAAGCTGTTAGAACTCCTTAAGAGCTCTCCTTTATTGCTTAAAGCAATAAACTGTTGGTATCTAATAGAATTTATTATACAGCAGTGCCTAACTCTCCAAAAAAGCTGCACTATTTAGCTAAACCAGACACGAGTATCCAAACCAACTCCAggtatgtttatttttctaccCTCCAGAGTCCTGGCACACACCGAACTTGCAGGGaacacttttcttttccacaaacgacacaaaacaacccaaacgACTCCGCCCGCGCAGCCCGAGCGCTCCCGGCCCCCGGCGCTGCCGCACGTCCCAACCCTCGCCGGGGCGAGCACGGCTCTCCCCTTGGCCAGTCAGAGCATCCCCCGGGCCAACCTGGAGGGCTGGGATTGAGCGAGCTGCCCgcccccttccttcccttgcCTTCTTCCCCTGCCGGCcaaaaggcagagcaggagcgCCGGGCTCGCAGCGCGGCCGCTCATTCATTCGGGCTCGGCGCCTCCGCGCACAGCCCCGGCTCTGCCGCAGCTCCTCGGAGCCCGCAGCGGGGGGAGAATGCTGCCCCgagagctcctgtccctgctcacgCTGCTCTGCGCTCTCAGGGCTTCTGGCTCTGCCGTGGATGAGGACGATGACTACGAGCTCATGTACGTGAACCTGGACAACGAAATCGAAGGTCCGGCCCCTGCGGCTGAGGAGGGTGAGTAAAAAACTGAATTTAAGTGCAGAACTGCCTTCGGTGCTGCCTAGCTCTTGTAAGAGTTACTACTGCAAACATGATTTACGTTCTCCAGAGGGAGAAGCTCCTGCTTGTAGCAGTGGATTACTATGGGTGTAAAGGTAAAGCCCTCGGATGGGGTGCCTTGGGCTGTGCTTTAGGCTCTCGATTTCTCAGTTCTGCTGCAAAAGGCTCTTGCTGTGCCAGGGGTTTAGGATCTCTGTAATCACACCCCTGCACTGTTCTGTCCCGACACAGAGGGAAAGGCACTGGCCCCAGCacggcagggggttggaaccagATTGtctgtaaggtcccttccaacccaaaccagtccgAGTCCACGGCTCTGTGACAGTCTGGAGGACACAAGCCTTGCATAGAGCCAGATTTTGCCAAACGCTGCCGTTTAGAACTCGGTACAAAGGAACAGCAACATCTGTACCTTCCCTTCCAGCTGCTTCGTGCGACTGCCAGCGGGAGCACAGCAAGTGGGACAAGCTGTTCATCATGCTGGAGAACTCACAGATGAAGGAGAACATGATGCTGCAGGCTCTGGATGAGCTCCCCAGGGCGGAGCTGCAGACcctgaaggcagagctgagccagcTGGCCACCACCCTGGCGGGCACCTTTGCCACTGTCACCTCCCACGTGGTGTCCCAGGTGGAGCAGGTGCTGGTGAGGAGCAGGGACCAGGCTGAGGAAgccaggaggctgcaggagTCGGAGCAAGGGAAGGTTCTGGAGCACGTCCTGCAGCTGAGCCACAACCTGTCGgtgaggctgggctggctggagaGCGCCTGGCGCAGCAGGGCCCAGGAGCAGGCACAggaaacagctctgcagcaggacaAACTGGACGCCAGAGGGGACAACCTCATCCTGAGCTCGGTGtggaaggagctgcagcagacCCGGGCTGAGCTGAGGGCGTCGCAGCAATGGGCAGCTCAGcacctgctgccagcaggtAAGGCAGGGTGGGAGCTCCGGGGAGGCCACTCAAACTAACAGGGAACCACAAACCCCCTCCTGGGCACCTCCaaagcagccccaggagcagcagggcagctttGAACAGGCTGTGTGTGAAGGGGGGAACCCCAGAACTCGTGGAAAAAGAGGCACTGAGCTTTTCAAACGTGGGATCAAAGAAAGGTTTCATCAAAGTCCTcgtgcagggcagagccagccaggatCCCACCTCCTCCAGGCTGTCCCAGATCAAAGGCATTGTCAGAGAGCAGCAAATGTATTTTAGACATCCAGATTGTGTTCTCTCACCTTTTGCCTTCCCAGCTGGTGGCTCCTGTGCGTTTGCAGCAGTCACGGAGCTCTCCTGTTCTCCTGCACGTTCCCACTCGTTCCTCTTCCTCCACAAACATCTCACCAGCTCCGGTGTCCAAGAGCTGGACACgctgctgccagccagccaAGCACACttccagggcagggagggcacaTTCCCTGCATGCCAGGGGGAATATTCTGCCCTGAATATTCCCAATGGCACAGAGAAATCAGTAACCCGTGCTGCTGCAGTTCGGgggatttttccctttccaaaaCATTTGCACTGGCCAGTGGGGTGGCTGTAGGAAGGTGGGCTCATACCTCAAATCCCAACTCAGGTTTTCTGTGCAGGGCAAGGAGACAcccaaaaaagcagcagcagcagcttgggtGTGGCAGAGCAGCCCCTCAGTTTGTTGAGGAATCACCACGTGCAAGATAAACTGCACTGAAATCACCCTGCCCACCAGCGAGCTCTCACTGCTGCTTAATGGCTCCGCTTTCCACAAATATAAATTATTGCCAcctaaacccccccaaaatctaCCCCCGCAGGGTGGGTGCGTAGGAAGGAGGGGGTGCAGCGTCTCCAGAGGGAACTCTCCCACCAGGGAGCCGAGAGGAGCAGTAATTGCTTCAGCAAAGGCAACAAAAGCCACAAAATTGTTCACATCAAAGCTTTTACAGCCCAACCTGAGCCCATCCCTTCATGCAGGGCAGACTCAGCTTTAGAAGCAAATTGTTTCCACTGCTTAATAACAACACCTCAGAAATCTTTGTGCCTTGGGATGAGGTCTCTGAGCATATTCCTCTTTTCCCCAAACACAAACCTTGCGGAGAGCATGATCTCATTCCGTATCTCCCTGAACGCCAGCCAGCCTCAGCAGCTACTCTGCACTAGGTGAGAGCAACAAACTCGACCTGCATTCAGGATCATCAGTGGAAATTCAGTTTATTTCCACTGGTTCCCACCAGCTTTATGATTTTACATAAAACAACCATACTTGTAAATTTAAAGGCTACATTTTAAGTACTTCCAGAGTAtgtctctggattttttttttccaagggaatTTTTAGCAACTGACTTTAATTTCTCACATCTTGACTTACTGCCAGCCATATTCTTGAGGGATTTTCTAATCACACTTTTTTGTTCTTCACTGAGgctggttttaattttgttgAGGCTTTGATAATAGAGCCTGAAAGCCTGCCAATTAAAAGCTTTTTCACAATAGTGCTCCTAAGTAGCATTTTAAGGAGAATCCCCAGCAGTGGCTCACTGACCCTGCCCCTCCTCAAAAGGGTCAACGGAATATGTAAAATCTGCTCAAAGCTGGAGGGAAGCAGCCCATGAAATACCACAGCAGCTCAGTCCTGGAGGGCACAAAGAGTCCTTCATTCCCTGGAGCAGAAATTTCCACACACGTTTTAGACATTTCAGATCCTCCAGCTTCTTTAAACAGGAAATGAAGCAGCTTAATTGGAGAAGGGGCTGCTTGTTCCCTCCTGTCACCTTGGATATTAACTTAGGTGCAACCAGGGAACAGCACAGAAACCACCAGAAATGTCTTGGCTTTACTGATCACCAGTTGCTTTCCCAAGTTGCATAAATTTCTGTTAGTGGTTTTAGCTAATCTAATTTCTACCATCAGCACTTTGATTAATTGGACATGAGAGAAGAGCTGGTTAAAAAGTATCAGATGTCTCATCATTTCCCCCATTTAACCGGTGCCCATGAAAGCTCCTGACCCAAAAATCCTAAAGGAAAGGGAGTCATGTAAATTAAGGAA includes these proteins:
- the PTX3 gene encoding pentraxin-related protein PTX3 — encoded protein: MLPRELLSLLTLLCALRASGSAVDEDDDYELMYVNLDNEIEGPAPAAEEAASCDCQREHSKWDKLFIMLENSQMKENMMLQALDELPRAELQTLKAELSQLATTLAGTFATVTSHVVSQVEQVLVRSRDQAEEARRLQESEQGKVLEHVLQLSHNLSVRLGWLESAWRSRAQEQAQETALQQDKLDARGDNLILSSVWKELQQTRAELRASQQWAAQHLLPAGCETAILFPMRSRKIFGSVHPTSGMTLSSFTACIWLKVTEALDKTIVFSYGTKFNPYEIQLYLSRASAVLAVGSAQHKLAATNVVVPGKWLHLCGTWSSENGSASLWAQGELAASAWDVAGAHTIPDGGILQLGQEKNGCCVGGGFDEALAFSGKLTGFNLWDRVLSAAEVTAQSAGDSCGTRGNVVGWGVTEVLPYGGAQYVS